The Atribacterota bacterium genome includes a region encoding these proteins:
- a CDS encoding DUF4258 domain-containing protein, whose product MNLIISAEAEEKMNARGIKKEDVEAVIKNAESKKTFLIADDGSFLAKHRLENFCPYVAYSKEG is encoded by the coding sequence ATGAACCTGATCATTTCTGCCGAAGCAGAAGAAAAGATGAACGCACGTGGTATTAAAAAAGAAGATGTGGAAGCAGTCATCAAGAATGCGGAATCCAAGAAGACATTTTTAATCGCTGACGATGGCAGTTTTCTTGCCAAGCACCGTCTAGAGAATTTCTGTCCATATGTGGCATATTCAAAGGAAGGGG